Proteins from a single region of Segatella copri:
- a CDS encoding ATP-binding protein — translation MASKRYPLGIQTFSEIVKGNYFYADKTAIVYQLAHYAKFHFLSRPRRFGKSLFVSTLQAYFEGKKELFKGLAIEQMEKEWTTYPVIHLDLSCGKYYSLENTYSILNGILEVEEKKYGLKVNPIDEKSFGGRLKNILLAAAAQTGKQAVVLIDEYDAPMHDSVSDEDLQKTIRNIMRDFFSPLKQQEGNIRFVFITGISKFSQLSIFSELNNLKILTLKDEYSSCCGITKSELAQYFREGIEEMAEHNGLTYEETLQQLKQHYDGYHFSINSEDIFNPYSIINALDDKEFNSYWFTSGTPTFLIELMQQKNLDMMDLNDIWARAKRFDVPTETITDPVPVLFQSGYLAIKGYDKQLGMYYLSFPNQEVRQGFSESLCQYYTPSEVGELDAIVYAYKKNVLINDDMEAFMPHLKAFYDKFPYTIINNNERHYQAVIFTIFTMLGEDVKVEHTTSDGRIDLVLKTDKSIFIFELKYKKSADIAMAQICDKNYAKAFADDGRKVVKVGINFSENQRSIEDWVIE, via the coding sequence GCTATCGTCTATCAGTTGGCTCATTATGCCAAGTTTCATTTTCTGAGTCGCCCACGTCGATTCGGAAAATCCTTGTTTGTATCTACCCTCCAGGCTTATTTCGAGGGTAAGAAAGAACTGTTTAAGGGCCTTGCCATCGAACAGATGGAGAAGGAGTGGACGACATATCCTGTCATCCACTTGGATTTGAGCTGTGGTAAGTATTATAGTTTGGAGAATACATATTCAATTCTAAACGGAATACTAGAAGTAGAAGAGAAAAAATATGGTTTAAAAGTTAATCCAATAGATGAGAAGTCTTTTGGAGGTCGTCTTAAGAACATCTTGCTTGCAGCAGCTGCTCAAACAGGTAAACAAGCAGTCGTTCTCATCGACGAATATGACGCACCTATGCATGATTCTGTAAGTGACGAAGATTTACAGAAGACCATCCGCAACATCATGAGAGATTTCTTCAGCCCCTTGAAGCAGCAAGAGGGAAACATCCGCTTTGTATTCATCACAGGTATTTCCAAGTTTAGTCAGCTCAGCATCTTTAGCGAGTTGAACAATCTCAAGATTCTCACGTTGAAGGATGAATACAGTAGCTGTTGTGGTATTACCAAGAGTGAATTGGCTCAGTATTTCCGTGAGGGAATCGAGGAGATGGCTGAGCATAATGGACTCACATATGAGGAGACCTTGCAGCAACTCAAGCAGCATTATGATGGCTACCACTTCAGTATCAATAGCGAGGATATCTTCAATCCTTACAGCATTATCAATGCTTTGGACGATAAGGAGTTTAATAGCTATTGGTTTACATCTGGTACGCCTACGTTCCTGATAGAACTGATGCAGCAGAAGAATTTGGATATGATGGACTTGAATGATATCTGGGCTAGAGCAAAACGCTTCGATGTTCCTACTGAGACGATTACTGACCCTGTGCCAGTCCTTTTCCAAAGTGGGTATCTTGCGATTAAGGGATATGACAAGCAGTTAGGTATGTATTACCTCAGTTTTCCTAATCAAGAAGTTAGACAAGGTTTTTCGGAAAGCCTTTGCCAATATTATACCCCTTCAGAGGTAGGCGAACTTGATGCTATCGTATATGCTTATAAAAAGAATGTGCTCATCAATGATGACATGGAAGCCTTTATGCCTCATTTGAAGGCATTCTATGATAAGTTCCCATATACGATTATCAACAATAATGAGCGTCACTATCAAGCCGTGATATTCACCATCTTCACCATGCTTGGCGAAGATGTGAAGGTGGAGCATACCACTTCGGATGGAAGAATAGACCTTGTGCTCAAGACGGATAAGAGTATCTTTATCTTTGAGTTGAAATATAAGAAGTCTGCCGACATCGCCATGGCGCAAATCTGCGATAAGAACTATGCCAAGGCTTTTGCCGATGATGGGCGAAAGGTTGTGAAAGTGGGTATTAACTTCTCGGAAAACCAGCGAAGTATAGAGGATTGGGTGATAGAATAA
- a CDS encoding heavy metal-binding domain-containing protein, whose protein sequence is MILSTTPTIEGHPIREYRGVVTGETIIGTNFVKDFFASVRDVIGGRSGSYESTLREAKDTALREMADRAASLGCNAIVGIDLDYETVGNSGSMLMVTCSGTAVII, encoded by the coding sequence ATGATTTTAAGTACCACTCCAACCATAGAAGGCCATCCTATCCGTGAATACCGTGGCGTAGTGACCGGCGAAACCATCATCGGTACCAACTTTGTAAAGGATTTCTTTGCCAGTGTCCGTGATGTAATCGGCGGCAGAAGCGGTTCTTACGAAAGCACCCTCCGCGAGGCTAAGGATACAGCCCTCAGAGAGATGGCCGACCGTGCCGCATCCCTGGGCTGTAACGCCATCGTGGGCATCGACCTGGATTACGAAACCGTGGGCAACAGCGGTTCCATGCTGATGGTAACATGCAGCGGAACGGCGGTGATTATCTAA